From Tripterygium wilfordii isolate XIE 37 chromosome 13, ASM1340144v1, whole genome shotgun sequence, the proteins below share one genomic window:
- the LOC120011773 gene encoding protein TIFY 6B-like isoform X1 — MEIDFLGLSSKEPQAVVKEEVHTGGYKEIGLIEGPVTQWPFTNKVSALPHFMSFKAAQLDKTKKIASDAQISLAFMTTSTADADNPDQLGSGAENQNLAETKPQSMEGVPVTTMLSIVPRIGSVNGFTELRSAKAFNSPAQLTIFYAGTVNVFDGISPEKAQAIMLLAGNEVSMGQPKIQVQAPISTPAAGDGVPVNHPMNAVPNSDLASPMSFSSHTGAQSGSGSTTNEEIKPAKITGVATPPVSVLERPKALKAMGSVPATTMIASAVPQFRKASLARFLEKRKERVLNTAPYKFASKSPDQLAMNP; from the exons ATGGAGATAGATTTCTTGGGTTTGAGCTCTAAAGAGCCTCAAGCTGTGGTGAAAGAAGAGGTTCATACTGGTGGGTACAAGGAGATAG GACTTATTGAAGGCCCTGTGACACAATGGCCATTCACAAACAAGGTCTCTGCACTTCCTCATTTTATGTCGTTTAAGGCTGCTCAACTTGATAAGACAAAGAAGATTGCATCTGATGCTCAGATATCCCTTGCATTCATGACTACATCAACTGCAGATGCGGATAATCCCGATCAATTAGGTTCTGGGGCAGAGAACCAG AATTTGGCTGAAACGAAGCCACAGTCAATGGAAGGAGTTCCAGTTACTACAATGCTTTCAATTGTTCCCAGAATTGGCTCTGTTAATGGGTTCACTGAACTACG TAGTGCCAAGGCCTTCAACTCTCCTGCTCAGTTGACAATTTTTTATGCGGGTACAGTGAATGTATTTGATGGCATATCTCCTGAGaag GCTCAGGCTATTATGCTGTTGGCTGGGAATGAGGTATCCATGGGGCAACCAAAGATTCAAGTGCAGGCCCCCATCTCAACTCCAGCAGCAGGTGATGGTGTTCCTGTGAATCATCCCATGAATGCAGTACCAAACTCCGATCTTGCAAGTCCTATGTCTTTCTCCTCACATACTGGTGCTCAGTCAGGAAGTGGGTCTACCACCAATGAGGAAATAAAACCAGCTAAAATTACCGGAGTTGCAACACCTCCTGTTAGTGTACTTGAGCGTCCTAAAGCGCTGAAAGCTATGGGTTCTGTTCCTGCAACAACCATGATAGCGTCAG CTGTTCCACAGTTTCGGAAAGCATCGTTGGCTCGGTTTTTGGAGAAGCGCAAGGAGAG GGTTCTGAACACAGCACCATACAAGTTTGCTAGCAAGTCTCCAGACCAGCTAGCCATGAATCCGTGA
- the LOC120011890 gene encoding uncharacterized protein LOC120011890, with the protein MALEWVVLGYAAAAEAIMVLLLTIPGLDGLRRGLTAVTRNLLKPFLSVVPFCLFLLMDIYWKYETRPSCEGDSCTPSEHLRHQKSIMKSQRNALLIASALIFYWLLYSITHLVVRIEQLNQRVERLKNRD; encoded by the coding sequence ATGGCTCTCGAGTGGGTTGTTTTAGGCTACGCCGCGGCCGCGGAGGCCATCATGGTCCTCCTTCTCACGATCCCTGGCCTCGACGGCCTCCGGAGGGGCCTCACCGCTGTTACTCGGAACCTCCTCAAGCCCTTCCTTTCGGTGGTGCCGTTCTGTCTGTTTTTGCTTATGGATATCTATTGGAAGTACGAGACGCGGCCGAGCTGCGAGGGTGATTCCTGCACTCCTTCAGAGCATCTCCGCCACCAGAAGTCAATCATGAAGAGCCAGCGCAACGCGTTATTGATCGCCTCTGCTTTGATTTTCTACTGGCTCCTGTATTCGATTACTCATCTCGTGGTCAGGATCGAGCAGCTCAATCAGCGCGTGGAGAGGCTTAAGAATCGGGACTAG
- the LOC120011773 gene encoding protein TIFY 6B-like isoform X2 gives MEIDFLGLSSKEPQAVVKEEVHTGGYKEIGLIEGPVTQWPFTNKVSALPHFMSFKAAQLDKTKKIASDAQISLAFMTTSTADADNPDQLGSGAENQNLAETKPQSMEGVPVTTMLSIVPRIGSVNGFTELRAKAFNSPAQLTIFYAGTVNVFDGISPEKAQAIMLLAGNEVSMGQPKIQVQAPISTPAAGDGVPVNHPMNAVPNSDLASPMSFSSHTGAQSGSGSTTNEEIKPAKITGVATPPVSVLERPKALKAMGSVPATTMIASAVPQFRKASLARFLEKRKERVLNTAPYKFASKSPDQLAMNP, from the exons ATGGAGATAGATTTCTTGGGTTTGAGCTCTAAAGAGCCTCAAGCTGTGGTGAAAGAAGAGGTTCATACTGGTGGGTACAAGGAGATAG GACTTATTGAAGGCCCTGTGACACAATGGCCATTCACAAACAAGGTCTCTGCACTTCCTCATTTTATGTCGTTTAAGGCTGCTCAACTTGATAAGACAAAGAAGATTGCATCTGATGCTCAGATATCCCTTGCATTCATGACTACATCAACTGCAGATGCGGATAATCCCGATCAATTAGGTTCTGGGGCAGAGAACCAG AATTTGGCTGAAACGAAGCCACAGTCAATGGAAGGAGTTCCAGTTACTACAATGCTTTCAATTGTTCCCAGAATTGGCTCTGTTAATGGGTTCACTGAACTACG TGCCAAGGCCTTCAACTCTCCTGCTCAGTTGACAATTTTTTATGCGGGTACAGTGAATGTATTTGATGGCATATCTCCTGAGaag GCTCAGGCTATTATGCTGTTGGCTGGGAATGAGGTATCCATGGGGCAACCAAAGATTCAAGTGCAGGCCCCCATCTCAACTCCAGCAGCAGGTGATGGTGTTCCTGTGAATCATCCCATGAATGCAGTACCAAACTCCGATCTTGCAAGTCCTATGTCTTTCTCCTCACATACTGGTGCTCAGTCAGGAAGTGGGTCTACCACCAATGAGGAAATAAAACCAGCTAAAATTACCGGAGTTGCAACACCTCCTGTTAGTGTACTTGAGCGTCCTAAAGCGCTGAAAGCTATGGGTTCTGTTCCTGCAACAACCATGATAGCGTCAG CTGTTCCACAGTTTCGGAAAGCATCGTTGGCTCGGTTTTTGGAGAAGCGCAAGGAGAG GGTTCTGAACACAGCACCATACAAGTTTGCTAGCAAGTCTCCAGACCAGCTAGCCATGAATCCGTGA
- the LOC120011773 gene encoding protein TIFY 6B-like isoform X3 — translation MVIPNMGRFSFCLDFEGLIEGPVTQWPFTNKVSALPHFMSFKAAQLDKTKKIASDAQISLAFMTTSTADADNPDQLGSGAENQNLAETKPQSMEGVPVTTMLSIVPRIGSVNGFTELRSAKAFNSPAQLTIFYAGTVNVFDGISPEKAQAIMLLAGNEVSMGQPKIQVQAPISTPAAGDGVPVNHPMNAVPNSDLASPMSFSSHTGAQSGSGSTTNEEIKPAKITGVATPPVSVLERPKALKAMGSVPATTMIASAVPQFRKASLARFLEKRKERVLNTAPYKFASKSPDQLAMNP, via the exons ATGGTGATTCCAAATATGGGtcgtttttctttctgtttggaTTTTGAAGGACTTATTGAAGGCCCTGTGACACAATGGCCATTCACAAACAAGGTCTCTGCACTTCCTCATTTTATGTCGTTTAAGGCTGCTCAACTTGATAAGACAAAGAAGATTGCATCTGATGCTCAGATATCCCTTGCATTCATGACTACATCAACTGCAGATGCGGATAATCCCGATCAATTAGGTTCTGGGGCAGAGAACCAG AATTTGGCTGAAACGAAGCCACAGTCAATGGAAGGAGTTCCAGTTACTACAATGCTTTCAATTGTTCCCAGAATTGGCTCTGTTAATGGGTTCACTGAACTACG TAGTGCCAAGGCCTTCAACTCTCCTGCTCAGTTGACAATTTTTTATGCGGGTACAGTGAATGTATTTGATGGCATATCTCCTGAGaag GCTCAGGCTATTATGCTGTTGGCTGGGAATGAGGTATCCATGGGGCAACCAAAGATTCAAGTGCAGGCCCCCATCTCAACTCCAGCAGCAGGTGATGGTGTTCCTGTGAATCATCCCATGAATGCAGTACCAAACTCCGATCTTGCAAGTCCTATGTCTTTCTCCTCACATACTGGTGCTCAGTCAGGAAGTGGGTCTACCACCAATGAGGAAATAAAACCAGCTAAAATTACCGGAGTTGCAACACCTCCTGTTAGTGTACTTGAGCGTCCTAAAGCGCTGAAAGCTATGGGTTCTGTTCCTGCAACAACCATGATAGCGTCAG CTGTTCCACAGTTTCGGAAAGCATCGTTGGCTCGGTTTTTGGAGAAGCGCAAGGAGAG GGTTCTGAACACAGCACCATACAAGTTTGCTAGCAAGTCTCCAGACCAGCTAGCCATGAATCCGTGA